The proteins below are encoded in one region of Geitlerinema sp. PCC 9228:
- a CDS encoding transcriptional coactivator PipX produces the protein MNTESYLNHPTFGLLYMICKVGEDQELFASLYAQRLFFVVTGNSGKMNRRVSFEPVTRGDARFMVENRLRMLRRLGKMEEYEQLQAIYHQTFQ, from the coding sequence ATGAATACGGAAAGCTATCTCAACCATCCCACCTTTGGCCTGCTTTACATGATTTGTAAAGTTGGAGAAGACCAGGAACTCTTTGCCAGCCTTTACGCCCAGCGTCTGTTCTTTGTAGTAACAGGAAACTCGGGAAAAATGAATCGAAGGGTAAGCTTTGAACCCGTTACCCGTGGCGATGCTCGTTTTATGGTAGAAAATCGCCTGCGCATGCTCCGCCGGCTGGGCAAAATGGAGGAGTACGAACAACTGCAAGCCATCTACCACCAAACATTCCAATAA
- a CDS encoding YggS family pyridoxal phosphate-dependent enzyme, with the protein MSQSTTERIAQVRQTLPPHVQLVAVTKYVDTQAIRTAYHAGIRDFGESRVQDAQRKQQALADLEGITWHLIGHLQSNKAKKAIEHFDWIHSVDSLKLAQRLDKLAAEMGRTPQVCLQVKVRPDPQKYGWEIDELLSHLPALDQCHSLQIMGLMTILPQGLNQEQTRASFQRLSELAQTIRERNYTHISMKHLSMGMSADYHLAVEAGATMVRLGHILFADSVS; encoded by the coding sequence ATGAGCCAATCTACAACCGAACGCATTGCCCAAGTTCGCCAAACCCTGCCCCCCCACGTACAGTTGGTTGCCGTCACCAAATACGTGGACACCCAAGCCATACGCACCGCTTACCATGCTGGCATTCGCGATTTTGGAGAAAGCCGCGTCCAAGACGCCCAACGCAAACAACAAGCCCTAGCCGATCTCGAAGGGATTACCTGGCATTTGATCGGACATTTACAAAGCAATAAAGCCAAAAAAGCAATAGAACATTTTGATTGGATTCACTCCGTTGATAGCCTTAAATTAGCCCAACGTTTGGACAAACTCGCCGCCGAAATGGGGCGTACCCCTCAGGTATGTTTGCAAGTGAAGGTCCGCCCCGACCCACAAAAATATGGTTGGGAAATTGACGAGTTGCTTTCCCATTTGCCTGCATTGGACCAGTGTCATTCCTTGCAAATCATGGGATTAATGACCATCTTGCCCCAGGGACTCAACCAAGAGCAAACGCGAGCCTCCTTTCAGCGGCTGTCAGAATTAGCCCAGACCATCCGCGAAAGAAACTACACCCACATCAGCATGAAACATTTGTCCATGGGCATGTCCGCCGATTATCATTTGGCTGTGGAAGCAGGGGCTACCATGGTCCGCCTGGGGCACATTCTGTTTGCCGATTCAGTATCCTAG
- a CDS encoding cell division protein SepF has product MKAVFTKLRDFVGLNEPLDEEEYEDEMDPTYQNQVSSLGETFTDEEPAPAPPSSEPDLRQSWRENAAGTSRSGIGRSQSQRGASMNNVIGMPGATNGISEVMVLEPRSFEEMPQAIQALRERKSVVLNLTLMDPDQAQRAVDFIAGGTYALDGHQERIGESIFLFTPSCVQVSTPTGLVNEAMQQYQAQQQAQQTGNRAVGGPWSSQQVRMVQ; this is encoded by the coding sequence GTGAAAGCAGTATTTACGAAGCTACGGGATTTTGTTGGCCTCAACGAACCTCTCGACGAGGAAGAGTACGAGGATGAAATGGACCCGACCTATCAAAACCAGGTCTCGTCCCTAGGGGAAACCTTTACCGATGAAGAACCAGCACCGGCACCGCCAAGTTCGGAACCGGATTTGCGCCAATCTTGGCGGGAAAACGCAGCTGGAACCAGTAGAAGTGGGATTGGTCGGTCGCAATCGCAACGAGGAGCGAGTATGAACAACGTCATTGGTATGCCGGGGGCGACCAACGGGATTTCCGAGGTTATGGTCCTCGAACCCCGTTCCTTTGAAGAAATGCCCCAAGCCATTCAAGCCTTGCGGGAACGCAAATCCGTGGTCCTCAACCTCACCCTGATGGACCCAGATCAAGCCCAGCGAGCAGTTGATTTTATTGCCGGCGGTACCTACGCCCTCGACGGGCATCAAGAACGCATTGGCGAGAGCATTTTCTTGTTTACCCCCAGTTGCGTTCAGGTAAGTACTCCCACCGGCTTAGTCAACGAAGCCATGCAGCAGTATCAAGCCCAACAGCAAGCCCAGCAAACCGGTAACAGAGCCGTGGGCGGTCCTTGGTCCTCCCAACAGGTCCGCATGGTGCAATAG
- the proC gene encoding pyrroline-5-carboxylate reductase, producing MQLGTIGGGVMAEAIVSRLVNQQVYSPSEMVVSDPSAEKREKLASRYGVRVTENNREAAQQAQQVLLLAVKPQIFDRVVAQLGPPSHKNQLVLSVLAGMPLSRLEAAFPEQPVIRAMPNTPATVGAGMTAIAPGAAVQSQHLEIARRILEAVGQVVTVPEYQMDAVTGVSGSGPGYVSVFIEALTDGGVAAGLPRSVASQLAVQAVLGTAQLLQETGMDACQLKNQVTSPGGTTITGIAQLERAGLRAATIDAVQAACRRSQELGQGE from the coding sequence ATGCAGTTAGGCACAATTGGAGGCGGGGTGATGGCAGAAGCCATTGTCTCCCGCCTGGTTAACCAACAGGTGTATTCCCCCAGCGAGATGGTGGTTAGCGACCCGTCGGCAGAAAAACGGGAAAAGCTGGCGTCTCGCTACGGCGTGCGGGTAACAGAAAACAATCGGGAAGCAGCCCAACAAGCACAACAGGTGTTGTTGCTGGCGGTAAAGCCACAAATTTTCGATCGAGTGGTGGCACAGCTGGGACCCCCGAGCCATAAAAATCAATTGGTGCTGTCGGTGCTGGCAGGAATGCCCCTGTCGCGCCTGGAGGCAGCCTTTCCCGAACAACCGGTAATTCGCGCCATGCCCAATACGCCAGCGACCGTAGGGGCCGGTATGACCGCGATCGCACCTGGAGCAGCCGTACAATCCCAACATCTGGAGATAGCACGTCGGATTTTAGAAGCGGTGGGTCAGGTGGTTACCGTACCGGAATATCAAATGGATGCGGTGACCGGCGTATCGGGTTCGGGACCGGGATACGTATCGGTGTTTATCGAAGCCCTGACCGACGGCGGCGTTGCGGCTGGATTGCCGCGCTCTGTCGCTTCCCAGCTGGCGGTACAAGCGGTTTTGGGAACTGCCCAGCTGCTGCAAGAAACCGGCATGGATGCTTGCCAACTGAAAAACCAAGTCACCAGCCCCGGTGGCACCACCATTACTGGGATTGCCCAGCTGGAACGTGCTGGTTTGCGCGCTGCCACGATCGATGCCGTGCAAGCGGCCTGCCGCCGTTCTCAAGAACTGGGCCAAGGCGAGTAA
- the hpsP gene encoding hormogonium polysaccharide biosynthesis glycosyltransferase HpsP — protein MRVLQIVPSIALVYGGPSQMVLGLSSALAQQGVDVTIVTTNANGDAGQPPLDVPLRVPVREGDYTVWYFPCSWRRYKFSGELLSWLWQHAGDFDVAHIHALFSPLSTLAAKVARWRGLPYVLRPLGTLDPADLRKKKFLKQLYGWGLERGNLAGAARVHFTTAQEARVSRRFGTNTTDAIVPLGVELPALDPDVAAQPRAFVQQQLQVPSDRPLVLFLSRIEPKKGLDILIPALEELCRRDLDFHLVLAGSNPQDPQYEDNIRRQVEHSVLAERTTMPGFVRGNLKVALLQAADVFALFSYYENFGIAVAEAMAAGTAVAISRGVYIWEEVEQAQAGWVSSADVLAATDVLTQALSHPEECDWRGAKGRVYARQHFSWEAIAASTQQIYQDAITSQTTSQRDRPW, from the coding sequence ATGCGCGTTCTCCAAATCGTTCCTTCTATTGCTCTGGTGTACGGCGGTCCCAGCCAAATGGTTTTGGGGCTGTCCTCGGCGCTAGCCCAACAAGGGGTTGATGTAACGATCGTTACTACCAATGCCAATGGCGATGCCGGTCAACCGCCTTTAGATGTGCCTTTACGGGTGCCCGTGCGCGAAGGGGATTATACGGTTTGGTATTTTCCCTGTTCTTGGCGTCGCTATAAATTTTCGGGGGAGTTGCTTTCTTGGTTGTGGCAGCATGCTGGCGATTTTGATGTTGCCCACATCCATGCTCTGTTTTCTCCGTTGAGTACCTTGGCAGCTAAGGTCGCGCGATGGCGCGGTTTGCCCTACGTATTGCGCCCGTTGGGAACGTTAGACCCGGCGGATTTGCGCAAGAAAAAATTCCTCAAGCAATTGTATGGTTGGGGATTGGAACGGGGGAATTTGGCAGGGGCAGCCAGAGTGCATTTTACCACCGCCCAGGAGGCGCGGGTGTCCCGTCGGTTTGGCACGAACACCACTGATGCCATTGTGCCTTTGGGGGTGGAATTGCCTGCTCTGGACCCGGATGTGGCAGCACAGCCGCGGGCATTTGTCCAACAGCAGTTACAGGTTCCCAGCGATCGCCCTTTGGTTTTGTTTTTATCGCGGATCGAACCAAAGAAAGGCTTGGATATTTTGATTCCGGCTTTGGAAGAACTATGCCGGCGCGATTTGGACTTTCATTTGGTTTTGGCTGGGTCCAACCCCCAAGATCCCCAATACGAAGACAATATTCGCCGCCAGGTGGAACATTCGGTACTGGCAGAGCGAACCACTATGCCGGGGTTTGTGCGGGGGAATTTGAAGGTGGCTTTGTTGCAAGCGGCGGATGTGTTTGCCCTGTTTTCCTACTACGAAAATTTTGGTATTGCTGTTGCGGAAGCCATGGCTGCGGGAACGGCGGTGGCTATTTCCCGCGGAGTGTATATTTGGGAAGAGGTGGAACAGGCGCAAGCCGGATGGGTAAGTAGTGCCGATGTGCTGGCAGCCACCGATGTTTTGACCCAGGCTTTGTCCCATCCCGAAGAATGCGACTGGCGCGGTGCGAAAGGACGAGTGTATGCCCGCCAACATTTTAGCTGGGAAGCGATCGCTGCTTCCACCCAACAGATTTATCAAGATGCCATCACCTCGCAGACAACCTCCCAACGCGATCGCCCCTGGTAG
- a CDS encoding Calvin cycle protein CP12 has protein sequence MSDLNQQIEQELEQAREVCDTSGNTSEECAAAWDAVEELQAEAAHQRSSEPEKTSFEKYCDDNPEAAECRVYDE, from the coding sequence ATGTCTGACCTCAACCAACAAATCGAACAAGAACTAGAACAAGCCCGTGAAGTTTGCGATACTTCCGGCAACACTTCCGAAGAATGTGCCGCCGCTTGGGATGCCGTTGAAGAGCTGCAAGCCGAAGCTGCCCACCAACGCTCCAGCGAACCCGAAAAAACTTCCTTTGAAAAATACTGCGACGACAATCCAGAGGCCGCCGAGTGTCGCGTGTACGACGAATAA
- a CDS encoding DUF3177 family protein, which produces MNEVWFRPYIWMDFRLALLFAMAIPLILLIWSLVKNNDPIQRLLAIYWRVASLLIVSLYLAMGALPFAFASGFLARLLIPLSLWFWVDLNEEIQDQPATPLKWVFSAWRWAATIYHLLGTLAMVPFLRCSLLQTQAILETPSCTVWLEVPWRYREIFHSANTPQFLGFLGMFALTIYALYFLYFLVFRLTKQGRYTTNP; this is translated from the coding sequence ATGAACGAAGTTTGGTTTCGACCCTACATATGGATGGACTTTCGCCTGGCCTTGTTATTTGCCATGGCCATTCCCCTGATTCTCCTGATTTGGTCTCTGGTCAAAAACAACGACCCCATCCAGCGTTTGCTCGCCATTTACTGGCGCGTTGCCAGCCTGCTCATTGTTAGCCTATACCTAGCTATGGGGGCCCTCCCCTTTGCCTTTGCCAGCGGTTTCTTGGCGCGGTTGCTGATTCCCCTGAGCTTGTGGTTTTGGGTCGATCTCAACGAAGAAATTCAGGACCAACCCGCTACGCCACTGAAATGGGTTTTCTCGGCTTGGCGTTGGGCAGCCACCATTTACCACCTGCTGGGAACCTTAGCCATGGTGCCTTTTTTGCGCTGCAGCTTGCTGCAAACTCAAGCCATCCTGGAAACCCCCTCTTGTACCGTTTGGCTGGAAGTTCCCTGGCGCTATCGCGAAATCTTCCACAGCGCCAACACGCCCCAGTTTCTAGGTTTTTTGGGCATGTTTGCCCTCACCATCTACGCTCTTTATTTTCTCTACTTTTTGGTATTTCGCCTCACCAAACAAGGTCGGTACACCACGAACCCATAA
- the atpC gene encoding ATP synthase F1 subunit epsilon produces the protein MSLQVRVIAPDRTVWDSTAEEIVLPSTTGQLGILGGHAPLLTALDTGVMRVRPGKEDWMSFAIVGGFAEVENDDVTILVNAAEPGSEIDATKAESDYKEAQARVQKAENSGTRQEKIQAKQSLKRARARLQAATGKAPV, from the coding sequence ATGAGTTTACAGGTACGTGTCATTGCTCCAGACAGAACCGTTTGGGATTCGACAGCCGAGGAAATTGTGCTGCCCAGTACGACCGGGCAGTTGGGCATTTTGGGCGGTCACGCGCCTTTGCTAACGGCTTTGGATACGGGCGTAATGCGGGTACGTCCGGGCAAAGAAGATTGGATGTCATTTGCGATTGTGGGTGGCTTTGCGGAAGTGGAAAACGACGATGTGACCATTTTAGTCAATGCTGCCGAACCCGGTAGCGAAATCGATGCCACCAAGGCGGAAAGCGACTACAAAGAAGCACAAGCTCGCGTCCAAAAAGCTGAAAACAGCGGTACCCGTCAGGAAAAAATTCAAGCCAAGCAATCCTTGAAGCGGGCGCGCGCTCGCTTGCAGGCGGCTACCGGGAAAGCACCTGTTTAA